The following are encoded together in the Pseudidiomarina andamanensis genome:
- a CDS encoding DUF885 domain-containing protein: MSDLKMKHLALAVTLALSAAACSDAQKPEATAPVAETQAANTAAVTEAEIQAESEKANKLFEDIFMENVMRSPMYQSYLGIKQDQDKWDDISEQASEEELALKKEQLAKVNAIDETKLDEQTKISLMLMKQGLEEDIADYKWRHYNYPVNQMFGMHSSVVSMLINQHRIQEVDDAQDYIARLNGLPALFEQLEENLRLRAEKGIIAPKFVYPYVISDSQNIISGAPFEDGEPSVLLEDFTKKVGNLDIEESQYQELTSAAEKALVESVKPAYESLIATVEDIAAQADTKDGAWKFPDGEAFYNNALKRTTTTDLTAEEIHQIGLSEVERIHNEMRVIMEKVGFEGTLQEFFVHMRNNQDFIYPDTEEGRQRYLEEATALIDTMREFLDELFITKPKADMIVKAVEPFREKSAGKAFYQQPSMDGTRPGVYYANLYDMASMPTYQMEALAYHEGIPGHHMQIAIQQELEGIPSFRKFGRYTAYSEGWGLYTELLPKEYGFYKDPYSDFGRLAMELWRAVRLVVDTGIHAKKWTREEAIDFYVTNTPNAEADARKMVERHIVMPSQATAYKIGMLKILELREKAKTELGEDFDIREFHDVILANGPLPLNILEQFVDDYIRETKNTS; this comes from the coding sequence ATGTCTGATTTAAAAATGAAGCACTTAGCCTTAGCGGTGACGCTGGCGCTAAGCGCAGCGGCATGTTCTGATGCGCAGAAACCTGAAGCAACAGCGCCTGTAGCAGAAACCCAAGCGGCAAACACCGCTGCGGTGACCGAAGCGGAAATTCAAGCCGAATCTGAAAAAGCCAACAAGCTGTTCGAAGACATTTTCATGGAAAATGTTATGCGCAGCCCAATGTACCAGTCGTACTTGGGTATTAAGCAAGACCAAGATAAGTGGGATGACATTTCTGAGCAGGCGTCTGAAGAAGAGCTCGCGCTGAAAAAAGAACAACTTGCGAAAGTGAATGCAATTGACGAAACGAAGCTCGACGAGCAAACCAAAATCAGTTTGATGCTGATGAAGCAGGGCTTAGAAGAAGATATTGCGGACTACAAATGGCGTCATTACAACTACCCTGTGAATCAAATGTTCGGCATGCACTCAAGCGTGGTGTCGATGCTAATCAACCAGCACCGCATTCAAGAAGTGGACGATGCCCAAGACTACATTGCGCGTTTGAACGGCTTACCAGCATTGTTTGAGCAACTTGAAGAGAACCTTCGTTTGCGCGCTGAAAAAGGAATTATTGCGCCAAAGTTTGTGTATCCGTACGTGATCAGCGACAGCCAGAATATTATTTCAGGCGCACCATTTGAAGACGGTGAGCCAAGCGTGTTGCTCGAAGATTTCACCAAGAAAGTAGGTAACCTTGATATTGAAGAAAGCCAATATCAAGAGCTAACCAGCGCAGCTGAAAAAGCGCTGGTGGAATCGGTGAAACCAGCTTATGAAAGTTTGATTGCGACGGTTGAAGACATCGCCGCACAAGCTGATACCAAAGATGGTGCGTGGAAATTCCCTGATGGTGAAGCGTTCTACAACAACGCATTAAAACGTACGACAACCACGGACTTAACCGCTGAAGAAATTCATCAAATTGGTCTAAGCGAAGTAGAGCGCATTCACAACGAAATGCGTGTGATTATGGAGAAAGTCGGGTTTGAAGGTACGCTGCAAGAGTTCTTTGTACACATGCGTAATAACCAAGACTTTATCTACCCTGATACCGAAGAAGGTCGTCAGCGTTACTTAGAAGAAGCGACGGCGCTTATCGATACGATGCGTGAGTTTTTGGATGAGTTGTTTATCACCAAGCCAAAAGCCGACATGATTGTCAAAGCAGTTGAACCGTTCCGTGAGAAATCAGCCGGTAAAGCGTTTTATCAGCAACCGTCCATGGATGGCACACGTCCAGGCGTTTACTACGCAAACTTGTACGACATGGCGTCAATGCCAACCTACCAAATGGAAGCACTGGCCTACCACGAAGGTATTCCTGGCCACCACATGCAAATTGCAATTCAGCAAGAGCTTGAGGGCATTCCGTCGTTCCGTAAGTTCGGTCGTTACACCGCGTACAGCGAAGGCTGGGGCTTGTACACCGAGTTATTGCCAAAAGAATATGGCTTTTACAAAGACCCATACTCAGATTTTGGCCGTTTAGCGATGGAGCTATGGCGCGCGGTTCGTTTGGTCGTTGATACTGGTATTCATGCGAAGAAATGGACCCGTGAAGAAGCCATCGATTTTTATGTTACCAATACGCCAAACGCTGAAGCTGACGCGCGTAAAATGGTTGAGCGTCATATTGTGATGCCAAGCCAAGCAACGGCTTACAAAATCGGTATGTTGAAGATTCTTGAGCTGCGCGAGAAAGCAAAAACTGAGCTCGGCGAAGATTTCGATATTCGTGAATTCCATGATGTGATTTTGGCGAATGGTCCTTTACCGCTCAATATTCTTGAGCAGTTTGTGGATGACTACATTCGCGAGACTAAGAACACCAGCTAA
- a CDS encoding GOLPH3/VPS74 family protein has product MHHTNELQVKLYEGLVLLSLHDEKGTSEGWYIEYTVAAAVLAELLLAKRIQVNADNKDKIEVLDASPTGDQVMDEVLQKIADKKRPDTLKNWVMSIANISKLKHKVAEQLVADGIIKSDEKKVLWIFTQKIYPEVNPEPERHLRHEMRRLVLDKPLEIDPRVALMVALAKSAYLLKDVFSKEELKTHKKRIEQIAKGEELGALTQDVIDAVQAAVMVAVMLPAMLAATTASTSSSSGC; this is encoded by the coding sequence ATGCATCACACTAACGAACTTCAAGTAAAACTCTACGAAGGCCTTGTGCTGCTGTCCTTGCACGACGAAAAGGGTACGTCAGAAGGTTGGTACATTGAGTACACAGTGGCGGCGGCCGTGCTGGCTGAGTTGTTGTTAGCCAAACGTATTCAGGTGAACGCTGACAATAAAGACAAAATTGAGGTGCTTGATGCTTCGCCAACGGGTGACCAAGTTATGGATGAAGTGCTGCAGAAAATTGCAGACAAGAAGCGTCCGGATACCCTGAAAAACTGGGTTATGTCCATCGCCAACATTTCCAAATTGAAGCACAAAGTTGCTGAGCAATTGGTGGCTGATGGCATTATCAAAAGCGATGAAAAGAAAGTGCTGTGGATTTTTACCCAGAAAATCTATCCCGAAGTGAACCCTGAACCCGAACGTCATTTACGTCACGAGATGCGCCGGTTGGTGCTGGATAAGCCATTAGAAATTGACCCACGCGTAGCGCTGATGGTGGCGCTCGCGAAAAGTGCCTACCTACTCAAAGATGTTTTTAGTAAAGAAGAGCTGAAAACCCACAAAAAGCGCATTGAACAAATTGCTAAGGGCGAAGAACTCGGCGCTCTAACGCAAGATGTGATTGATGCGGTGCAAGCCGCGGTAATGGTTGCCGTCATGTTACCCGCGATGCTCGCTGCAACAACCGCTTCAACATCAAGTTCCAGCGGCTGTTAA
- a CDS encoding LysR family transcriptional regulator, producing the protein MLNRLADMAIYATVVEQQSFTAAAERLGISKGAVSKAIKKLEQELNLRLLQRTTRTMAVTIEGRAFYEYCREMMSQVEAAEQHLGSFRNTPSGLIRITAPVTFGSVQIAPLIPELLQQYPDINIDLLLDDKRVDLVTQQVDIAIRCGRLESSSLIAKRLNDLPLVVVATPEFLEKHGAPAHPQELTNFPCLSHSSHVVDRRWTFLENNQEITVRVKGPMNANNNAALKQGLLASLGIAYLPRYQVTEQLANGQLVPLLEDYLPTPTPVHAVYRHRQHLSAAMRATLDFLTARL; encoded by the coding sequence ATGCTGAACCGCTTAGCCGATATGGCCATTTACGCCACCGTAGTTGAGCAACAATCGTTTACTGCCGCAGCTGAGCGCCTTGGCATTTCCAAAGGTGCTGTGAGTAAAGCGATTAAGAAACTTGAGCAGGAGCTGAATTTAAGACTCTTGCAACGCACCACACGAACCATGGCAGTGACTATTGAAGGCCGCGCGTTTTACGAATACTGCCGTGAAATGATGAGCCAGGTTGAAGCCGCCGAGCAGCACTTGGGAAGCTTCCGCAATACACCAAGCGGCTTAATTCGCATCACCGCGCCGGTAACCTTTGGCAGTGTACAAATCGCCCCATTAATTCCTGAGCTCCTTCAGCAATACCCTGATATCAACATCGACCTATTGCTTGACGACAAACGCGTCGATCTCGTCACACAACAGGTGGATATTGCGATTCGCTGTGGTCGACTGGAGAGCTCTTCGTTGATTGCCAAGCGTTTAAATGACTTACCGTTGGTGGTGGTCGCTACGCCAGAATTTTTAGAAAAGCATGGCGCGCCAGCACACCCGCAAGAACTAACAAACTTTCCCTGTTTGAGTCACAGCTCGCATGTGGTGGATAGGCGCTGGACGTTCCTCGAGAACAATCAAGAAATAACCGTGCGCGTGAAGGGGCCGATGAACGCCAACAACAACGCAGCGCTGAAGCAAGGATTGTTGGCATCACTCGGCATTGCGTATTTACCTCGGTATCAGGTGACTGAGCAGCTCGCCAACGGGCAGTTGGTGCCACTATTGGAAGACTATTTACCGACACCAACGCCGGTGCATGCGGTTTATCGCCATCGGCAGCATTTGAGTGCGGCCATGCGTGCTACGCTTGATTTTTTGACCGCAAGGCTTTGA
- the dndB gene encoding DNA sulfur modification protein DndB: MNQIDNDFCYSFPAVRGVQAGRPFYIATCPLRIIPKIFIYDEEEVPPELRAQRTLNKTRIPEMCRYLVDNPDDYVFSALTASVGNEVTFIEHENAPNMGMLRVSMNASILINDGQHRRAAIEEAIKLRPELGQDNIAIVFYIDEGLRRSQQMFADLNQHAIRPSTSLSTLYDMRDPGARIAKYLANNATPFVGFTEMEKSSIPVKSNKIFALSAIKHATRALLQKGPKDEISEEEKAMALQFWNEINENMPEWKLVQEKKLSVSEFRQEYLTAHGIALQALANVGSQLIPLAEKERKAILTKLQSIDWRRSNYEWIKRAMMHGKLSKASSNIFLTSLEIKRQLGLQITEDEITKETELLK, translated from the coding sequence ATGAACCAGATTGATAACGATTTTTGCTACTCTTTTCCAGCCGTGAGGGGTGTGCAAGCTGGCCGCCCGTTTTATATCGCGACTTGTCCACTTAGAATAATCCCCAAAATTTTCATCTACGATGAAGAAGAAGTGCCACCAGAATTACGGGCACAACGGACTTTAAATAAAACTAGAATTCCGGAGATGTGTCGATACTTGGTTGATAATCCAGATGATTATGTTTTTTCAGCTTTGACGGCCTCAGTAGGAAACGAAGTAACATTCATAGAACATGAAAACGCCCCCAATATGGGCATGCTGCGGGTATCAATGAATGCTAGTATTTTAATAAATGATGGGCAGCATCGCAGAGCCGCTATCGAGGAAGCTATCAAGCTTCGTCCAGAGCTCGGTCAAGACAATATAGCTATTGTTTTTTATATAGATGAAGGCTTGCGAAGAAGTCAGCAAATGTTTGCTGATCTAAACCAGCATGCGATCCGACCATCCACTTCGTTGTCTACTCTATATGATATGCGTGATCCTGGGGCGCGTATCGCAAAGTATCTTGCAAATAATGCAACTCCATTCGTCGGTTTTACCGAGATGGAAAAAAGCAGTATACCGGTTAAAAGCAATAAGATTTTTGCATTGAGCGCTATAAAGCATGCGACACGAGCTCTCCTTCAAAAAGGCCCAAAGGACGAGATCAGTGAAGAGGAAAAAGCTATGGCTTTGCAGTTTTGGAACGAGATTAATGAAAACATGCCTGAGTGGAAATTAGTACAAGAGAAGAAACTGTCGGTTAGCGAGTTTAGACAAGAATATTTAACAGCACACGGTATTGCGCTGCAAGCACTCGCAAATGTAGGTAGCCAGCTTATTCCCTTAGCTGAAAAGGAACGAAAAGCTATATTGACCAAACTTCAAAGTATCGACTGGCGACGCTCTAACTATGAATGGATAAAGCGAGCAATGATGCATGGAAAGTTATCCAAAGCCAGTTCCAACATATTCTTGACGTCACTGGAGATTAAGCGGCAATTGGGGCTTCAGATTACTGAAGATGAGATCACTAAAGAAACTGAGTTGTTAAAATGA
- a CDS encoding DNA phosphorothioation system sulfurtransferase DndC — MMTNFSQFDLDEYIEFIEQEKFADKLLSEHIANVQRVYLQDKRPWVIGYSGGKDSSAVMVIVYLALLGLEPQQRHKHVFVVASDTLVETPIVVNHVNNSLDAIQKGAQRDKLPITSHKVVPKTNETFWANLLGKGYPAPTRQFRWCTERMKIDPVSSFITDKVSQFDEVIVVLGSRSQESASRAQVIAKHKISGSDLAKHTTLSNAFIYTPIDTWGVDDVWKILRLCHLETQETPYGTKNKWHDKYDLEWENPWGGKNLILWNLYKDSSGQGECPMVIDETTPSCGNSRFGCWTCTVVTKDRAMESLVQNGEDWMLPLLKFRNILSRSTSPKLKKKYRSHIRRDGRLAFKTLREDGDKILTNDYTTGPYLLKYRKLALKILLRMQKKLALVQKDLELITVPELHAIRHEWLNDPNDPDWNDELPKIFKEVFGYDLDWSVDDTNQFTHQESALLDEVAPNFNVSPQMLKKLIDLEISMSGLTRRVGIFNKIGRLIQQDWGSAESIILEHKDNRQRQINQSREVELLTEELNMLNASIEKETKI, encoded by the coding sequence ATGATGACGAATTTTAGTCAATTTGATTTAGATGAGTACATCGAATTTATCGAGCAAGAAAAATTTGCCGACAAATTGCTGTCGGAACATATCGCAAATGTACAAAGAGTTTACTTACAAGATAAACGTCCTTGGGTAATTGGATATAGTGGCGGAAAAGATTCTTCTGCGGTAATGGTAATCGTTTATCTAGCTTTACTGGGATTGGAGCCACAACAAAGACATAAACACGTATTTGTTGTGGCGTCGGACACATTGGTAGAGACACCTATAGTCGTAAATCACGTAAATAACTCTCTTGATGCTATTCAAAAGGGGGCCCAGCGGGACAAATTGCCAATTACGTCCCACAAAGTAGTGCCGAAAACCAATGAAACTTTTTGGGCGAACCTTCTTGGTAAGGGATATCCAGCTCCAACTCGCCAGTTCCGTTGGTGTACAGAGCGAATGAAAATTGACCCAGTCAGTTCTTTCATAACTGATAAGGTTAGTCAATTTGATGAAGTGATTGTCGTGCTAGGCTCTCGCTCACAGGAGAGCGCTTCGCGAGCTCAAGTCATAGCTAAGCACAAAATATCTGGTTCAGATTTGGCTAAACACACAACGCTTTCGAATGCTTTTATTTACACTCCTATCGACACATGGGGCGTTGATGATGTTTGGAAAATCTTACGTCTCTGCCATTTAGAAACACAAGAGACACCTTACGGAACGAAGAATAAATGGCATGACAAGTATGATCTTGAGTGGGAAAACCCGTGGGGTGGGAAGAATCTAATTTTATGGAATCTTTATAAGGACTCCTCGGGACAGGGTGAATGTCCCATGGTTATTGACGAAACCACTCCCTCATGCGGCAACTCTCGTTTTGGGTGCTGGACTTGCACAGTAGTTACAAAAGACAGAGCTATGGAGAGTCTCGTTCAGAATGGCGAAGACTGGATGCTGCCATTGCTAAAATTTAGAAATATTTTATCTCGCAGCACATCACCGAAACTTAAGAAAAAATATCGAAGTCATATAAGACGTGATGGTCGATTAGCATTCAAAACTCTGCGAGAAGATGGTGATAAAATTTTAACTAATGACTACACAACTGGTCCCTACTTGTTGAAGTACCGGAAGTTGGCTTTAAAGATTCTTCTTCGGATGCAAAAAAAATTAGCGCTTGTGCAAAAAGACTTGGAACTGATCACAGTACCAGAGCTGCACGCTATTCGGCATGAGTGGTTAAATGATCCTAACGACCCGGACTGGAACGATGAGTTACCTAAAATTTTTAAAGAAGTATTTGGATATGATCTTGATTGGTCAGTAGATGATACAAACCAGTTTACACATCAGGAGTCAGCTCTTCTCGACGAAGTTGCTCCAAATTTTAATGTCTCACCGCAGATGCTGAAAAAATTAATCGATCTAGAAATATCCATGAGCGGTTTAACTCGAAGAGTCGGGATTTTTAATAAAATCGGTCGTCTTATTCAACAGGATTGGGGATCCGCCGAGTCTATTATTCTGGAGCACAAAGACAATCGTCAGCGTCAGATTAATCAATCTCGGGAAGTTGAACTCCTAACAGAAGAACTAAATATGCTAAACGCTTCAATAGAGAAAGAGACAAAAATATGA
- the dndD gene encoding DNA sulfur modification protein DndD yields MIFKTLTLNNFRVFKGLHDIDLAPKKHGLVGKPIVLFGGLNGAGKTSILTAIRLILMGRKALGTAISQKEYIKFLIEQINKEALSSQKNARASIELEFTHTHKGKHNTFVVNRGWNSEGTESLKLKLNDEILDTLNIEQTQAILSDLVPTGIGDLFFFDGEKIAELAEDDTGHYLKDAVQKLLGIDVVNRLREDLEIYLKQVTKDSSDNESVKQITALEAEKDLLYQLATRSRQKAEEIRPQLFELRKLASHLENKLQERGGAWAKTKKDEKARADQLIRDEHQISGVILNELDDYFPLALAPNAVKSLFEQLHKEKSKKQENGFLEQLTKLVPKLSRVLAKEINADAANLEKLILDHAELLSSSRQDGSVVLDISDTDFYRLLNGNEASLNSKAKLVESLRKLEFSQSELASLSTNISRAPDEEELGEIFAELRELDKKIIEKRDNYLAHLKEAQSRMMKTLELSRRLEKLISQQKNQVTIVKAIKRVSSAQSALTQFARRLTKLRVSQLEELFVISYRKLARKDELKLAAKINPENFDVSLIDQDGTEINRKSLSAGEKQIFAFAILEALGKLSGKVLPLVVDTPLGRLDSKHRDKLITRYFPEASDQVILLSTDTEVDKGFYSMLEEYVSHSYEIKFDGKLRNSRIFEGYFWKDNYMEVV; encoded by the coding sequence ATGATTTTCAAAACTCTAACATTAAACAATTTTAGGGTTTTTAAGGGGTTACATGACATTGATTTGGCTCCTAAAAAACATGGACTTGTCGGTAAGCCAATAGTTTTATTTGGTGGATTGAATGGCGCTGGGAAAACGAGCATTTTAACAGCCATTCGACTTATTCTAATGGGACGAAAAGCGTTAGGTACCGCAATTAGCCAGAAAGAGTACATCAAATTTTTAATCGAACAAATAAACAAAGAAGCTTTAAGTTCGCAGAAAAACGCTAGAGCATCGATTGAGTTAGAGTTCACGCATACTCACAAAGGAAAGCATAATACTTTTGTAGTGAATAGAGGATGGAACTCAGAAGGAACCGAGTCTCTGAAACTAAAGCTAAATGACGAAATTTTAGACACTCTAAACATCGAACAAACTCAGGCAATACTCTCAGATCTAGTTCCAACGGGTATTGGGGATCTCTTCTTTTTTGATGGAGAAAAAATTGCAGAGCTTGCGGAAGATGACACTGGTCACTACTTAAAGGACGCAGTGCAAAAGTTACTCGGTATTGATGTGGTAAATCGCTTGAGAGAAGATTTGGAAATCTACCTTAAACAGGTAACAAAGGACTCATCGGATAATGAGTCAGTTAAGCAAATAACAGCTCTAGAGGCAGAAAAAGATCTGCTATACCAATTAGCGACGCGTTCCCGCCAAAAAGCTGAAGAAATTCGTCCACAGTTGTTCGAACTGCGAAAGTTGGCTTCTCACCTTGAAAATAAATTGCAAGAACGGGGCGGCGCCTGGGCCAAAACAAAAAAAGACGAAAAGGCACGAGCAGATCAATTAATTAGAGATGAACATCAAATAAGTGGCGTCATATTAAATGAGCTCGATGATTACTTCCCATTAGCTTTAGCACCAAACGCAGTTAAGTCGCTTTTCGAACAATTACACAAAGAAAAATCCAAGAAGCAGGAGAACGGCTTTTTGGAGCAATTGACCAAGTTAGTACCTAAGTTGTCTCGGGTCCTTGCCAAAGAAATCAACGCTGACGCTGCCAACTTAGAGAAATTAATTCTGGACCATGCAGAGTTATTAAGTTCAAGCCGCCAAGATGGGAGCGTTGTTCTCGACATTTCTGACACAGATTTTTATCGTTTACTTAATGGAAATGAAGCATCTCTTAACTCGAAGGCCAAATTAGTCGAAAGCCTAAGAAAGCTAGAGTTTTCCCAGTCGGAATTAGCATCGCTGTCGACCAACATTTCTCGTGCCCCAGACGAAGAAGAATTGGGAGAGATATTTGCTGAATTACGGGAATTAGATAAGAAGATTATTGAAAAACGAGATAATTATCTTGCTCATTTGAAAGAGGCGCAATCTCGAATGATGAAGACGCTCGAGCTTTCTCGACGTCTTGAAAAATTAATAAGTCAGCAAAAAAATCAAGTAACGATAGTTAAAGCTATTAAGCGCGTAAGCTCTGCACAATCTGCATTAACACAGTTCGCCCGACGACTAACAAAGTTACGTGTTAGTCAATTGGAAGAATTATTCGTAATATCTTATCGAAAGCTTGCTAGAAAGGATGAATTGAAGTTAGCAGCAAAAATTAACCCTGAAAATTTTGACGTTTCACTCATTGATCAGGATGGTACTGAAATTAATAGAAAATCTCTTTCTGCTGGGGAGAAACAAATTTTCGCATTCGCAATTCTCGAGGCTTTAGGAAAATTATCAGGAAAGGTATTACCTCTTGTAGTTGATACCCCGCTTGGACGTTTAGATTCCAAACACCGAGATAAGCTTATAACTCGTTATTTCCCAGAAGCAAGTGATCAGGTCATTTTGCTGTCTACTGATACGGAAGTCGATAAAGGTTTTTATTCAATGCTTGAAGAGTATGTTTCTCATTCGTATGAAATTAAATTCGATGGTAAATTGCGAAATTCAAGAATATTTGAAGGATACTTCTGGAAAGATAATTACATGGAGGTCGTGTAA
- the dndE gene encoding DNA sulfur modification protein DndE: MQLSKVVEEQLKRLKSQTGITPNISARIAFFKSIESGYRFDPSISYKLDGTLTLDKVTWLGKTQQITELLLRLNYQELDEKHLQVAWAAHVEHGISSLRNQKTLADFCQSILL; encoded by the coding sequence ATGCAGTTATCGAAGGTGGTCGAAGAACAGTTAAAAAGACTAAAATCGCAAACTGGTATAACTCCGAATATATCGGCACGTATTGCCTTTTTTAAGTCAATTGAAAGTGGATATAGGTTTGATCCTAGCATCAGTTACAAACTAGATGGTACGTTGACTTTAGATAAGGTCACCTGGTTAGGAAAAACTCAGCAAATCACTGAACTGCTACTACGATTAAACTACCAAGAGTTAGATGAAAAGCATTTGCAAGTAGCTTGGGCTGCTCATGTAGAACATGGAATTTCCTCGCTGAGAAATCAAAAGACGTTAGCTGATTTTTGTCAAAGTATACTTCTATGA
- a CDS encoding DNA phosphorothioation-associated protein 4: MPNNEKREDIRVRRPEEHSKLLTILKDENIFSSFKNILVFAASLGYKKQIRLPFDKSGERIMLRIFDENIDIPFIHCLALAETKDTNILKKEHFSNAILIFEEYANGGLSVISEYIKDGTNALQSIELLINSELNDELNNDTNLNPFSWAK; this comes from the coding sequence ATGCCTAATAACGAGAAAAGAGAAGATATTAGAGTTCGTCGCCCAGAAGAGCATAGTAAACTATTAACTATATTGAAAGATGAAAATATTTTTTCTTCTTTCAAGAATATCTTAGTTTTTGCAGCTTCATTAGGCTATAAAAAGCAAATACGCTTACCTTTCGATAAAAGTGGTGAACGTATAATGTTAAGAATATTCGATGAAAATATTGATATTCCTTTCATTCATTGTCTAGCGCTAGCTGAAACTAAGGATACAAACATATTGAAGAAAGAACATTTCTCCAATGCTATTCTTATTTTTGAAGAATATGCCAATGGTGGACTGTCAGTCATTTCTGAATATATCAAAGATGGTACGAATGCACTTCAGTCGATTGAGCTATTGATAAATTCGGAATTAAATGACGAGCTGAATAATGATACAAACCTAAACCCTTTCAGTTGGGCTAAATAA